A stretch of the Glutamicibacter sp. JL.03c genome encodes the following:
- a CDS encoding S9 family peptidase, which yields MPMHLPFGSWPSSISAQDVAAGTKPLGGACFYQDHIIVQEGRPAEGGRITLVEYSTDGQQGKELIPAPYNVRSRVHEYGGSSWKLIDSHTGMIVFANFADQRVYTVHLGQGEPTPVTPESTVEGDPKLRFAEFTRGPEGSVLAIMEDLREEPVRHIVQIPLDGSAAQDAANIRILSEAARFVAAPRLNPSGDKLSWISWDHPNMPWDSTYLHLAEVTDTGILASKIIAGGAEESVMQPEWLDDDRLAFISDASGWWNPYVYQDESSRTTRLVDRPAEFAGPLWQVGTSWYLVENPHTLLCSYGTGTTSLARVHSDTGGLDDLDLPFTRVRPFAISNDWLLAGTSSMTHGEEITLINLETLEHHAVTRSISDLPDPAMLPSVEEFECKNLAGQSVHALLYRPAQDGYAWSEDELPPFVTFVHGGPTSQASATLSATVAYYTSRGIGVVDVNYGGSTGYGREYRNRLRGAWGVVDVSDTVAVIDALVAQKIADPARIGIEGGSAGGWTVLCALTFSDVFTAGISRYGVSDLVGLVQDTHDFESQYMFSLVGPYPEAADLYEKRAPINHVSKISCPVLLLQGDEDKVVPPAQSQVVADALAERGIAHAYILFEGEQHGFRKSENIVRALESSLAFYAQIFGFETDVPAIDLS from the coding sequence ATGCCTATGCACTTGCCTTTCGGATCCTGGCCATCATCAATCTCCGCTCAAGACGTAGCAGCAGGGACAAAGCCATTGGGAGGCGCCTGCTTCTATCAAGACCACATCATTGTCCAAGAAGGACGGCCAGCCGAAGGCGGGCGCATTACGCTCGTCGAATACAGCACCGATGGCCAGCAGGGCAAGGAACTGATCCCTGCACCGTACAACGTGCGCTCGCGCGTCCATGAATATGGAGGCTCCAGCTGGAAGCTCATTGATTCGCACACCGGCATGATCGTCTTCGCCAACTTCGCAGACCAGCGCGTGTACACGGTGCACCTTGGCCAAGGCGAGCCAACCCCGGTGACCCCCGAAAGCACCGTTGAGGGCGATCCGAAATTGCGCTTCGCGGAATTCACCCGTGGACCCGAAGGCAGCGTGCTGGCCATCATGGAAGATCTGCGAGAAGAGCCCGTACGCCATATCGTGCAGATCCCGCTTGACGGCAGCGCGGCCCAAGACGCTGCCAACATCCGGATCCTGAGCGAAGCGGCACGATTTGTGGCCGCTCCGCGGCTGAACCCCAGCGGTGACAAGCTGTCCTGGATCAGCTGGGATCACCCGAATATGCCGTGGGACTCCACCTACCTGCACTTGGCCGAAGTTACCGACACCGGGATCCTGGCCAGCAAGATCATTGCCGGCGGCGCAGAAGAGTCGGTGATGCAGCCGGAATGGCTGGACGATGATCGGCTGGCCTTCATCTCCGATGCCAGTGGCTGGTGGAATCCCTACGTATACCAAGACGAATCATCCCGCACTACCCGCCTGGTCGACCGCCCTGCGGAATTCGCCGGACCCCTATGGCAGGTCGGCACCAGCTGGTACTTGGTGGAAAACCCCCACACCCTGCTGTGTTCCTACGGGACAGGGACGACCTCGCTGGCCCGAGTGCATTCAGATACCGGGGGACTTGATGACCTTGACTTGCCTTTCACCCGGGTTCGGCCATTTGCAATCAGCAACGACTGGCTGTTGGCAGGAACCTCGTCGATGACCCACGGCGAAGAGATCACCCTGATCAATCTGGAGACCCTTGAACACCATGCGGTGACCCGGTCCATTAGCGACCTTCCGGACCCTGCCATGCTGCCCTCCGTCGAGGAATTCGAATGCAAGAATCTCGCCGGGCAGTCTGTGCACGCCCTGCTGTATCGTCCAGCCCAAGATGGCTACGCCTGGTCGGAAGATGAACTGCCGCCGTTCGTGACCTTCGTCCACGGAGGACCAACGAGCCAGGCTTCTGCAACTCTGAGCGCCACGGTGGCCTATTACACCTCGCGTGGCATTGGCGTAGTGGACGTGAACTACGGCGGTTCCACCGGCTACGGGCGCGAGTACCGCAACCGCCTGCGTGGAGCATGGGGCGTCGTGGACGTCTCTGATACCGTGGCAGTCATCGACGCACTGGTAGCCCAGAAGATCGCTGACCCCGCACGCATTGGCATCGAAGGCGGCAGCGCCGGCGGCTGGACCGTGCTATGCGCGTTGACTTTCTCGGATGTCTTCACCGCTGGCATCAGCCGCTACGGGGTTTCGGATCTGGTCGGACTGGTCCAGGACACCCACGACTTCGAATCCCAGTACATGTTCTCCTTGGTAGGCCCGTACCCCGAGGCCGCCGACCTCTACGAGAAGCGCGCACCGATCAACCACGTTTCAAAGATCTCCTGCCCGGTACTGCTGTTGCAGGGAGACGAGGACAAGGTGGTGCCTCCGGCCCAATCCCAGGTAGTCGCTGATGCGCTCGCCGAACGCGGAATCGCCCATGCGTACATTCTTTTCGAAGGCGAACAGCATGGCTTCAGAAAGTCGGAAAATATCGTGCGGGCGCTGGAAAGTTCCCTGGCTTTCTATGCGCAGATCTTCGGTTTCGAGACGGACGTGCCCGCTATCGATCTGTCCTAG
- a CDS encoding RNA-binding S4 domain-containing protein, protein MVEIPTSGKVRLDAWLWSVRIYKTRSAATAACRAGHVRLNGDPVKASQTVVAGDRIRVRKDGFDRDLEVTGLLSKRVSAPVATKCYLDHTPPRERVIIPQVPVRERGAGRPTKKDRREMDRLRTSWQGPDTEL, encoded by the coding sequence ATGGTTGAAATTCCTACCAGCGGCAAGGTCCGGCTTGATGCCTGGTTGTGGTCCGTGCGAATCTACAAAACGCGCTCCGCGGCAACGGCGGCCTGTCGTGCCGGACATGTTCGTTTAAACGGTGACCCGGTCAAAGCGTCACAGACCGTTGTTGCCGGTGACCGCATCCGTGTCCGCAAGGACGGTTTTGACCGCGATCTGGAAGTCACCGGGCTTCTTTCCAAACGCGTCTCAGCGCCGGTAGCAACCAAATGCTATTTGGACCACACGCCGCCTCGCGAACGGGTCATCATTCCGCAAGTACCGGTGCGCGAACGCGGCGCCGGGCGCCCCACCAAGAAGGACCGCCGCGAAATGGATCGCCTGCGTACCTCTTGGCAGGGACCGGACACCGAGCTGTAG
- a CDS encoding Tex family protein, whose translation MSSEQKNTANDRATQERIIAQLAQELSTESTVATWQIEAAVELLDSGSTVPFIARYRKEATGMLSDSQLRLLEDRLRYLRELEERRAVILEAIIEGGKLTDQLSTAIAAASTKAELEDIYLPFKSKRRTKAQIAREAGLEPLADLLLSVPDTDPLQASASYLNAEAGFATESDVLSGARSIVTERVSQDVVLAGELRERLWRNGKISASVSSTASAEGQGKYSDYLDYVANLDRLPSHRVLALLRGEREGVLNLQLAEADPRDEDALAQARQGYENAITASLGLNVPAGAATASWISQTVRLAWKARLLTRFESDLRSRLFESAEDESVKIFAANLRDVLLAAPAGNKAVLGLDPGLRTGVKVAVVDLTGKSVETATIYPHAPAKKWDESVAILAQLAKKHGTTLIAVGNGTAGRETDRLAAEVIKVLGGQGISKVIVSEAGASVYSASELASQELPDMDVSLRGAVSIARRLQDPLAELVKIDPKSIGVGQYQHDVTASKLDRALDAVVEDCVNAVGVDVNTASPALLARVAGVGPLLSRNIVDHRNANGPFATRKDLLKVPRLGAKAFEQCAGFLRITGGKETLDASSVHPEAYALAKTLQQTAEAQGRRLEELKPQDFVTEQFGEPTIRDVISELRRPARDPRGEFVTASLKEGVETISDVKPGMILEGTVSNVAAFGAFVDLGVHQDGLIHVSAMSTKFISDPREVVSSGQIVKVKVLEVDTARKRISLTLRLDDELPVAGEQPSKGGASRERRNANGGGSSAHVAHNRNGQNRKQGGSERKPAAPGNTAMAEALRRAGLSR comes from the coding sequence GTGAGTAGCGAGCAGAAGAACACCGCCAATGACCGTGCCACCCAAGAGCGGATTATCGCCCAGCTGGCGCAGGAACTTTCCACTGAATCCACGGTTGCCACATGGCAGATCGAGGCGGCCGTAGAACTGCTCGACTCGGGATCAACTGTTCCGTTCATCGCTCGTTATCGCAAAGAAGCCACTGGCATGCTCAGCGACAGCCAGCTGCGCTTGCTCGAAGATCGCCTGCGCTACCTTCGCGAGTTGGAAGAGCGCCGGGCCGTCATCCTCGAAGCCATTATCGAAGGCGGCAAGCTCACCGATCAGCTCTCCACCGCCATCGCGGCAGCCAGCACCAAGGCCGAACTTGAAGACATCTACCTGCCCTTCAAATCCAAGAGGCGAACCAAGGCGCAGATTGCCCGAGAAGCAGGATTGGAACCACTGGCAGACTTGCTGCTTTCCGTTCCCGACACCGACCCGCTTCAGGCATCAGCCAGTTACCTCAATGCCGAGGCAGGATTCGCCACCGAATCAGACGTGCTTTCCGGGGCACGCTCCATCGTGACCGAACGCGTCTCCCAGGACGTTGTGCTCGCAGGCGAGCTGCGCGAGCGACTGTGGCGCAACGGAAAAATCAGCGCCAGTGTTTCCAGCACCGCCAGCGCGGAGGGCCAGGGCAAGTACTCCGACTACCTCGACTATGTAGCCAACCTGGACCGCCTGCCATCACACCGTGTTCTGGCACTGCTGCGAGGCGAGCGCGAAGGCGTGCTGAACCTGCAGCTGGCTGAAGCAGATCCCCGCGATGAAGACGCCTTGGCCCAGGCACGCCAGGGCTATGAAAACGCGATTACCGCATCTCTGGGCCTGAACGTGCCTGCCGGCGCGGCAACGGCGTCCTGGATTTCCCAAACCGTGCGTCTGGCATGGAAAGCCCGATTGCTCACCCGCTTCGAATCTGACCTGCGTTCACGGCTCTTTGAATCCGCGGAAGATGAGTCGGTGAAGATCTTCGCAGCGAACCTGCGCGACGTCCTGCTGGCTGCTCCGGCGGGCAACAAGGCAGTTCTTGGCCTGGATCCGGGCCTGCGTACCGGCGTGAAGGTAGCGGTTGTTGATCTGACTGGAAAGTCGGTAGAGACCGCCACGATCTATCCGCATGCCCCTGCCAAGAAATGGGATGAGTCAGTAGCGATCTTGGCCCAGCTGGCCAAGAAGCATGGAACAACGCTTATCGCCGTTGGCAACGGCACCGCGGGGCGTGAAACCGATCGTCTGGCTGCCGAAGTCATCAAGGTCCTGGGCGGTCAGGGCATCAGCAAGGTCATCGTATCGGAGGCCGGGGCATCTGTGTACTCTGCATCCGAGCTGGCCAGCCAGGAACTTCCGGACATGGATGTTTCCCTGCGCGGTGCGGTGTCGATTGCCCGCCGCCTCCAGGATCCACTGGCAGAGCTGGTCAAGATCGATCCGAAGTCCATTGGCGTCGGCCAGTACCAGCACGACGTCACTGCTTCGAAGCTGGACCGCGCTCTGGATGCCGTGGTGGAGGACTGTGTGAACGCCGTAGGCGTGGACGTAAATACGGCATCTCCTGCATTGCTCGCCCGCGTCGCTGGTGTTGGTCCGCTGTTGAGCCGGAACATAGTGGACCACCGCAATGCCAACGGACCCTTCGCAACGCGCAAGGACCTGCTGAAGGTGCCACGTTTGGGAGCCAAGGCTTTTGAGCAGTGTGCTGGCTTCTTGAGGATCACCGGCGGCAAGGAAACGCTGGATGCATCTTCGGTCCACCCGGAGGCCTACGCTCTGGCGAAGACGCTGCAGCAGACCGCTGAGGCACAGGGACGCCGGCTGGAGGAACTGAAGCCCCAGGACTTTGTCACTGAGCAGTTCGGCGAGCCAACCATTCGTGACGTGATTTCTGAATTGCGCCGTCCGGCACGAGATCCACGAGGCGAGTTTGTCACCGCTTCGCTGAAGGAAGGCGTGGAAACCATCAGCGACGTCAAGCCGGGCATGATCTTGGAAGGCACGGTTTCTAACGTCGCGGCCTTTGGCGCCTTTGTTGATTTGGGTGTCCACCAGGACGGTCTGATTCACGTTTCTGCCATGAGCACCAAGTTCATCTCTGACCCGCGTGAAGTTGTCAGCTCAGGACAAATCGTCAAGGTCAAGGTCTTGGAAGTCGACACCGCGCGCAAGCGCATTTCACTGACCTTGCGTTTGGATGATGAATTGCCAGTGGCAGGTGAACAACCTTCCAAGGGCGGCGCTTCGCGGGAACGACGCAATGCCAATGGCGGGGGATCCAGCGCGCATGTCGCGCACAACCGCAACGGACAGAATCGCAAGCAAGGTGGATCAGAGCGCAAGCCGGCGGCTCCTGGAAATACGGCTATGGCTGAAGCACTGCGTCGTGCAGGGCTGAGCCGGTAG
- a CDS encoding LuxR C-terminal-related transcriptional regulator — protein MSRIRVHLADSDYFSRVGISGVLAEADDFELERVTNCLGEALTAAVEMQPEIVLLEAALDGLDLYGTVNEISRQTPETKVVVMAARYNRNEIAHAYEAGCSGMISKSSISSELPSALRMLVAGYQLFAPPTDGWEPTSKISRRSIYQEAFRRLGERDLGLVRFVAAGLTNGQIARLAHLSEGSVKLHLARVMDELRVKNRVQLAVIAAESGLVTSADLKIA, from the coding sequence ATGTCGCGTATCCGCGTTCATCTTGCCGATAGTGACTACTTTTCACGCGTAGGTATTTCTGGGGTACTAGCCGAAGCCGACGATTTTGAGCTTGAGAGAGTCACCAATTGCCTCGGAGAGGCTTTGACGGCGGCCGTGGAAATGCAACCCGAGATCGTTCTCCTTGAGGCAGCTCTTGACGGGCTCGATCTCTATGGCACAGTCAACGAGATTTCCAGGCAGACGCCAGAAACCAAAGTAGTTGTCATGGCAGCGCGCTACAACCGCAATGAAATCGCACACGCCTATGAGGCTGGATGCTCTGGAATGATTTCCAAGAGCTCGATCAGCTCAGAATTGCCAAGTGCCCTTCGTATGCTGGTCGCAGGGTACCAACTTTTCGCACCACCTACGGATGGTTGGGAGCCAACGTCGAAAATATCCCGGAGATCGATCTATCAAGAGGCATTCCGCAGGCTTGGAGAACGTGATCTTGGATTAGTTCGATTCGTTGCAGCAGGATTGACCAATGGTCAGATCGCGCGACTCGCGCACTTGTCTGAAGGTTCAGTCAAACTCCACTTGGCACGGGTCATGGATGAGCTGCGGGTTAAGAATAGGGTTCAATTGGCCGTTATCGCTGCTGAATCGGGCCTCGTGACTTCGGCGGACCTCAAGATTGCATAA
- a CDS encoding SH3 domain-containing protein, whose protein sequence is MQSNLAHGTELALIEVNGSWAHVFVHGTYGWLPNIYLEPIPAVFDEPVVADEEHEYAEPVLSRYSLIEATHVTTATLNLRKGSGTGYPVLKVIDQGSKVRSMLQQGLWSQVQAGKLLGWVPSMYLQEIPARPARGGLIAVPNQRALTTIRLNARRGPGDHYSLVRILPADTAVVIVARQGAWRQIDRDGEEMWIPASQLRTVY, encoded by the coding sequence GTGCAGAGCAACCTCGCCCACGGTACGGAACTTGCCCTCATCGAAGTCAACGGCTCATGGGCGCATGTGTTCGTTCATGGCACCTACGGATGGCTGCCGAATATCTACCTGGAACCGATTCCCGCCGTCTTTGATGAACCAGTCGTTGCCGACGAGGAACACGAATACGCTGAGCCTGTGCTCTCGCGCTATTCGCTGATCGAGGCCACTCACGTTACGACGGCTACGCTCAACCTGCGCAAGGGGAGCGGAACAGGCTACCCGGTACTCAAGGTGATCGACCAGGGCAGCAAGGTCCGTTCGATGCTCCAGCAGGGACTATGGTCGCAGGTCCAAGCGGGCAAGCTCCTGGGCTGGGTCCCGAGCATGTACCTTCAGGAAATTCCAGCGCGTCCAGCCCGCGGAGGTTTGATTGCGGTACCTAATCAGCGCGCGCTGACCACCATCCGGCTTAACGCCCGTCGAGGTCCAGGGGACCACTATTCGCTGGTGCGCATTCTGCCGGCTGATACTGCTGTGGTGATTGTGGCTCGACAGGGCGCGTGGCGGCAGATTGACCGTGATGGCGAGGAAATGTGGATCCCCGCCAGCCAGCTGCGTACGGTTTATTAA
- a CDS encoding ferritin — translation MELTGKLAEAFSTQVTLELTAATVYRQLAVEMDVMSLPGIAGWFRAQAGEEIVHAEKFITHMTDRSAHPKIGEQPAPEVNVKNVADAFAASLAHEQKVSEAIRELYRLAQTEGDIDSLPLLHWFIDEQIEEEATVSEILDRVKLIGNDGSGLLRLDAELGSRSSDD, via the coding sequence ATGGAACTTACAGGAAAACTGGCAGAAGCCTTCAGCACCCAGGTAACTCTCGAACTAACCGCAGCGACGGTGTACCGTCAGCTGGCAGTTGAAATGGACGTCATGAGCCTTCCCGGCATCGCGGGCTGGTTCCGTGCGCAAGCTGGCGAGGAAATCGTCCACGCGGAAAAGTTCATCACCCACATGACCGACCGTTCGGCTCACCCGAAGATTGGCGAGCAGCCAGCACCGGAAGTGAACGTCAAGAACGTCGCCGACGCTTTTGCCGCTTCGCTGGCCCACGAGCAGAAGGTCTCCGAAGCAATTCGCGAGCTGTACCGCCTGGCTCAGACCGAAGGCGACATCGACTCCCTTCCATTGCTGCACTGGTTCATCGACGAGCAGATTGAAGAAGAGGCAACCGTCTCCGAAATCCTGGATCGTGTGAAGCTGATTGGCAACGACGGAAGCGGCCTGCTGCGCCTGGATGCAGAGCTCGGCTCGCGTTCTTCCGACGACTAA
- a CDS encoding choice-of-anchor G family protein: MVQASKLPPSKGTSRRTARRVLSGAVVASLFVAPTVTAAYAAPSDDAEALGRVLDLNLLDIPVADAGFAYAGNPSSPAAKYNPLNAQALGALSLDLGSGLSSLPLINADGSGLLTLGDAGLLNSYAEAPSATSAKSAAGAVSSDGTIAVDSSNTGDLTANVDLTRLLDQLQVSGLTDQLVDEASLEIGALGSKADKTDGTLSTDYLVAGATATVSSPAVGGLTSSLGTVVDDLGTTLNTALSSDGVLGTITSGLGAIDIDLSPLARIGVTDSTVALNGVDAALQQVKDDVLTGVITSDTGLVSIDLGTGDISVDLSKITTGGLNGKPANYEVLSTTAVQEISDEITLALGNLVTDLRNSLVAALDQIDIVVNLGLEASLLVPLADGTATVEGSVASFLGLVSAQPTTNVDLDLAGLNLGSLITPLTAGVVDVVGDALGTVVNPVIDGLPAVITGVVDGVTDPLEPVVEGVLNEIVEITVNEQGTTAIDDPDSDPDSTEEGDFVTALSVELLPAMGDAANKVSFARSEVRALDEAPTEAAVVIETPTEGQEFTDGDPVVVSGTAEQGKTITVTIDGDASTAQEVIVGDDGKWSATFEGLTEGTHTAVATDGDDDAESTDEVTFEVVPANTADNTAENTDANTDANTDANTDANTDANTDANTEVNSAENTAENTDANTDANTDANTDANTEVNSAENTAENTDANTDANTDANTDANTEVNSAENTDANTDANTDANTDANTDANTDANTDANTDANTDANTDANTDANTDANTEVNSAENTAENTDANTDANTDANTDANTDANTDANTEVNSAENTAENTDANTDANTDANTDANTDANTDANTEVNSAENTAENTSDNTSDNTSDNTEHPVVTVLPNDVTEGDDVSVIGDKFTPDGNVKIIVRDPNNGEESVREGEAIVDDKGHFDYKFDTKGLPEGIYTIEVTDEETGKTFTEYFQVKPQDAVENQVNIDITPNRIIKGERGTVTGKEFTANGEVKIEQTPLGETTSTLAKALAASLPDNATADDNGDISFEVDSTDLELGNYLIVATDVETNAYSFTTFTVVADDSTEANTADNTAENTDANTDANTDANTEVNSAENTAENTDANTDANTDANTDANTDANTDANTDANTDANTDANTDANTDANTDANTDANTDANTDANTDANTDANTDANTDANTDANTDANTDANTDANTDANTDANTDANTDANTDANTDANTDANTDANTDANTDANTDANTDANTDANTDANTDANTDANTDANTDANTDANTDANTDANTDANTDANSTDNSENDNSKNGGLADTGSNGALWIAGGALVLVLLGASVAAIARKRSA; encoded by the coding sequence GTGGTGCAAGCTAGTAAATTGCCACCATCTAAAGGAACCAGCCGTCGCACGGCGCGTCGAGTTCTTTCTGGAGCGGTAGTGGCCAGCCTATTCGTGGCTCCGACCGTGACAGCTGCTTATGCGGCACCTAGCGATGACGCCGAGGCTCTTGGGCGAGTTCTCGATCTAAATCTTCTAGATATTCCAGTTGCCGATGCGGGGTTCGCATACGCGGGAAATCCTAGTTCGCCGGCTGCTAAGTACAACCCGCTCAATGCGCAGGCCTTGGGTGCATTGAGCCTGGACCTGGGTTCGGGGCTTAGTAGCCTTCCGCTTATCAATGCCGATGGCTCAGGTCTTCTGACCTTAGGTGATGCTGGATTGCTCAACTCATACGCTGAGGCACCAAGTGCCACAAGTGCGAAGTCTGCAGCCGGTGCAGTTAGCTCCGACGGTACGATTGCGGTCGATTCGTCAAACACTGGTGATTTGACCGCAAACGTTGATCTGACCAGACTATTGGATCAGCTTCAGGTTAGCGGTCTCACCGACCAGCTTGTAGACGAAGCATCTCTGGAAATCGGAGCTCTTGGCTCGAAAGCTGACAAGACCGACGGTACTTTGTCTACTGATTACTTGGTCGCCGGCGCCACCGCTACTGTTAGCAGCCCTGCAGTAGGCGGTCTCACCAGCTCGCTCGGAACTGTCGTCGATGATCTGGGAACTACTCTTAACACTGCGCTGTCCTCCGACGGCGTGCTTGGCACAATTACCTCGGGGCTTGGTGCAATCGATATCGATCTGAGTCCCCTTGCTCGTATCGGTGTAACTGACTCGACCGTCGCTCTTAATGGCGTTGATGCTGCGCTGCAGCAAGTCAAGGATGACGTGCTTACGGGCGTAATTACTTCCGATACAGGCTTGGTTAGCATCGATCTTGGCACCGGGGACATCAGCGTTGACCTTTCTAAGATCACAACCGGTGGACTCAACGGTAAGCCCGCGAATTACGAAGTTCTAAGCACGACCGCGGTTCAGGAAATCTCGGACGAGATTACTCTCGCCTTGGGCAATCTGGTTACAGATCTTCGTAACAGCCTGGTTGCAGCACTCGATCAGATCGACATCGTGGTGAACCTCGGTTTGGAAGCTAGCTTGCTAGTGCCACTTGCCGACGGTACCGCAACTGTCGAGGGCAGCGTTGCAAGCTTCTTGGGTCTAGTATCTGCACAGCCAACTACAAACGTTGATTTGGATTTGGCAGGCCTGAACTTAGGCTCGTTGATCACACCGCTAACTGCAGGCGTCGTGGATGTCGTCGGTGATGCATTGGGTACCGTTGTGAACCCGGTTATCGACGGGTTGCCAGCAGTTATCACCGGCGTCGTTGATGGTGTCACCGATCCGCTGGAGCCGGTAGTTGAAGGTGTGCTCAATGAAATCGTTGAGATCACCGTCAACGAGCAAGGCACGACGGCTATTGATGATCCAGATAGCGATCCTGACTCCACTGAGGAAGGGGATTTTGTTACCGCACTCTCGGTAGAACTACTGCCAGCAATGGGCGACGCAGCGAACAAGGTATCTTTTGCTCGCTCGGAAGTTCGTGCATTGGACGAGGCACCTACTGAAGCTGCGGTAGTCATTGAGACTCCGACCGAGGGACAGGAATTCACCGACGGTGATCCAGTCGTTGTATCCGGTACTGCAGAGCAAGGCAAAACTATTACCGTGACTATCGACGGAGACGCCTCGACAGCTCAGGAAGTCATTGTCGGTGATGACGGTAAGTGGTCTGCTACGTTCGAAGGTTTGACTGAAGGTACTCATACTGCTGTAGCAACTGACGGTGATGACGATGCAGAGTCCACCGACGAAGTTACTTTCGAAGTGGTCCCGGCCAACACGGCCGACAACACAGCTGAGAACACTGACGCAAACACGGATGCGAATACTGACGCAAACACGGATGCGAACACTGACGCAAACACGGATGCGAATACTGAGGTGAACTCGGCTGAGAACACTGCAGAGAACACTGACGCAAACACGGATGCGAATACTGACGCAAACACGGATGCGAATACTGAGGTGAACTCGGCTGAGAACACTGCAGAGAACACTGACGCAAACACGGATGCGAACACTGACGCAAACACGGATGCGAATACTGAGGTGAACTCGGCTGAGAATACTGACGCAAACACGGATGCGAATACTGACGCAAACACGGATGCGAATACTGACGCAAACACGGATGCGAATACTGACGCAAACACGGATGCGAATACTGACGCAAACACGGATGCGAATACTGACGCAAACACGGATGCGAATACTGAGGTGAACTCGGCTGAGAACACTGCAGAGAACACTGACGCAAACACGGATGCGAATACTGACGCAAACACGGATGCGAATACTGACGCAAACACGGATGCGAATACTGAGGTGAACTCGGCTGAGAACACTGCAGAGAACACTGACGCAAACACGGATGCGAATACTGACGCAAACACGGATGCGAACACTGACGCAAACACGGATGCGAATACTGAGGTGAACTCGGCTGAGAACACTGCAGAGAACACCTCGGATAACACGAGCGACAACACCTCGGACAACACCGAGCACCCAGTGGTGACGGTGCTGCCGAACGACGTTACTGAGGGTGATGACGTCAGCGTTATCGGTGACAAGTTCACACCAGATGGAAACGTAAAGATCATCGTGCGTGACCCGAACAACGGCGAAGAGTCCGTGCGCGAGGGCGAGGCAATTGTCGACGATAAGGGCCACTTTGATTACAAGTTTGATACCAAGGGCTTGCCAGAAGGTATCTACACCATTGAGGTCACGGATGAAGAAACTGGAAAGACCTTTACTGAGTACTTCCAGGTAAAACCGCAGGATGCCGTTGAGAACCAAGTTAACATCGACATCACGCCGAACCGAATCATCAAGGGTGAACGAGGAACCGTAACTGGTAAGGAGTTCACTGCAAACGGCGAAGTCAAGATCGAGCAGACCCCACTGGGCGAGACAACGTCAACCCTGGCCAAGGCTTTGGCCGCATCGCTACCGGACAATGCTACTGCCGACGACAACGGCGACATCAGCTTCGAGGTCGATTCCACTGACCTTGAACTTGGTAACTACCTGATCGTAGCTACTGACGTTGAGACTAACGCCTACAGCTTCACCACGTTCACGGTTGTGGCTGACGATTCGACTGAAGCGAATACTGCAGACAACACCGCAGAAAACACGGATGCGAATACTGACGCAAACACGGATGCGAATACTGAGGTGAACTCGGCAGAGAACACTGCAGAGAACACTGACGCAAACACGGATGCGAATACTGACGCAAACACGGATGCGAATACTGACGCAAACACGGATGCGAATACTGACGCAAACACGGATGCGAATACTGACGCAAACACGGATGCGAATACTGACGCAAACACGGATGCGAATACTGACGCAAACACGGATGCGAATACTGACGCAAACACGGATGCGAATACTGACGCAAACACGGATGCGAATACTGACGCAAACACGGATGCGAATACTGACGCAAACACGGATGCGAATACTGACGCAAACACGGATGCGAATACTGACGCAAACACGGATGCGAATACTGACGCAAACACGGATGCGAATACTGACGCAAACACGGATGCGAATACTGACGCAAACACGGATGCGAATACTGACGCAAATACGGATGCGAATACTGACGCAAATACGGATGCGAATACTGACGCAAATACGGATGCGAATACTGACGCAAATACGGATGCGAATACTGACGCAAATACGGATGCGAATACTGACGCAAACACGGATGCGAATACTGACGCAAACACGGATGCGAATTCGACCGACAACTCCGAGAATGACAATTCCAAGAACGGCGGCCTTGCGGACACCGGTTCTAACGGAGCTCTCTGGATTGCTGGAGGCGCACTGGTTCTGGTACTGCTCGGAGCCAGCGTTGCTGCGATCGCTCGAAAGCGTTCGGCATAG